Proteins encoded in a region of the Isoalcanivorax pacificus W11-5 genome:
- a CDS encoding diguanylate cyclase domain-containing protein — MTSLPGKDPVQQHPPPDTPVAQLDRLTALLHRPIWLLRFPAALEQPFWRRQQPAQVLAARIGVLVGIPLYLITTLIEWRTDPALLRLTLPTRALAIGLLLLVGVAASCAMTRRHLAWIVPLAILLLNSLQLYICRFSAPAYQAMTLLWMLLPLTFMSTVSRVPFRCALWVGLCTAGGFLLCSARFSSLSGIQLYHTGFFFLSFILILLLSHFFNERLQRQRFLQASLLNLHRRGLHRPDPGQPEVLQPDRELGVVSRAALDQRLRKHFAYHHPPRIAVVICTLDHFDTLVATYSEHEALFCLATVARTAQRMVAGSGDFVARRGDRSLALVLEGGNGFDALHLAERLRRQVEAMGIPHFGSPSQVITLSGGVAASEHLREPSADTLLQAADQALSRALAAGGNRSEAWRSA, encoded by the coding sequence ATGACGTCACTGCCCGGGAAGGACCCTGTGCAGCAACACCCGCCGCCAGACACCCCGGTGGCCCAACTCGACCGGCTCACTGCACTGCTGCACCGGCCGATCTGGCTGCTGCGCTTCCCTGCGGCGCTGGAGCAACCCTTCTGGCGCCGGCAACAACCGGCCCAGGTGCTGGCCGCACGCATCGGTGTACTGGTTGGCATACCGCTGTACCTGATCACCACACTGATCGAATGGCGCACCGATCCGGCACTGTTACGCCTCACCCTGCCAACCCGCGCGCTGGCGATCGGGCTGCTGTTGCTGGTGGGCGTGGCGGCCAGTTGCGCCATGACGCGCCGTCATCTGGCGTGGATCGTACCGCTGGCCATCCTGTTGCTGAACAGCCTGCAACTGTATATCTGCCGCTTCAGCGCACCGGCCTACCAGGCGATGACCCTGCTGTGGATGCTGCTGCCGCTGACCTTCATGAGCACGGTCTCGCGGGTGCCGTTTCGTTGCGCACTGTGGGTGGGACTGTGTACCGCCGGTGGCTTCCTGCTATGTTCGGCCCGCTTTTCCAGCCTTTCCGGTATCCAGCTCTATCACACCGGTTTCTTTTTTCTCTCTTTCATCCTGATCCTGCTGCTGAGTCACTTTTTCAATGAACGGCTGCAACGCCAGCGTTTCCTGCAGGCCAGCCTGCTCAATCTGCACCGGCGCGGCCTGCACCGGCCGGACCCCGGCCAGCCGGAGGTTCTGCAACCGGACCGCGAACTTGGCGTGGTCAGCCGCGCTGCGCTGGATCAGCGGCTGCGCAAGCACTTTGCCTACCACCACCCGCCACGTATCGCCGTGGTGATCTGCACGCTGGATCATTTCGATACCCTCGTCGCCACCTACAGCGAACACGAGGCGCTGTTCTGCCTGGCCACCGTGGCACGCACGGCGCAACGCATGGTTGCTGGCAGCGGTGATTTTGTCGCCCGGCGTGGTGACCGCTCTCTGGCGCTGGTACTGGAAGGCGGCAATGGCTTCGATGCACTGCATCTGGCAGAACGCTTGCGCCGGCAAGTGGAGGCCATGGGGATTCCGCACTTTGGCAGCCCAAGCCAGGTCATCACGCTCAGTGGCGGCGTAGCCGCCAGCGAACACCTGCGCGAACCAAGCGCCGATACCTTGCTGCAGGCTGCCGATCAGGCCCTGTCGCGGGCCCTCGCTGCCGGCGGCAACCGCAGCGAGGCGTGGCGTTCAGCGTGA